The Staphylococcus carnosus genome has a segment encoding these proteins:
- a CDS encoding phosphatidate cytidylyltransferase — MRVRTVTAIIALLIFLPILIIGGPILMYFSYILALIALKELLNMNKIRFISIPGIISALGLIIIMLPHDLGAWVAAVQLKGLIIMSFVILSYTVMSKNRFSFIDAAFCLMSVAYVGIGFMYLYETREAGLAFILFAFLVVWTTDTGAYLFGRAFGKHKLWPVISPNKTIEGFIGGVLCSLLVPLIMQFFVDFDINIWIMLLVTVILSMFGQLGDLVESGFKRHFGVKDSGKILPGHGGILDRFDSFMFVLPLLNILLLQN; from the coding sequence ATGAGAGTTAGAACGGTAACGGCAATTATTGCTTTGTTAATCTTTTTACCAATACTAATTATCGGCGGACCTATATTGATGTATTTCTCATACATCTTGGCCCTTATCGCACTGAAAGAATTATTGAATATGAATAAAATCCGTTTTATTTCGATTCCTGGGATTATTAGTGCACTTGGTTTGATTATCATTATGCTGCCACATGATTTAGGTGCATGGGTAGCAGCAGTGCAATTAAAAGGACTCATTATAATGAGTTTCGTAATTTTAAGTTATACTGTCATGTCTAAAAACCGATTTAGTTTTATTGATGCAGCATTCTGTTTAATGTCAGTGGCTTATGTCGGTATTGGATTTATGTATTTATATGAAACACGTGAAGCTGGATTAGCATTTATATTATTTGCTTTCTTAGTCGTTTGGACAACAGATACTGGTGCATACTTATTTGGGCGTGCTTTCGGAAAGCATAAATTATGGCCAGTCATTAGTCCGAATAAAACAATTGAAGGCTTTATCGGCGGAGTTTTATGTAGTTTATTAGTGCCGCTAATTATGCAATTCTTTGTAGATTTCGATATTAATATTTGGATAATGCTTCTAGTTACAGTCATTTTAAGTATGTTCGGCCAACTTGGTGATTTGGTTGAATCTGGATTCAAACGCCATTTCGGTGTGAAAGATTCTGGTAAGATTTTACCGGGACACGGCGGTATTCTTGACCGTTTTGACAGTTTCATGTTTGTTTTACCATTACTTAACATTTTATTACTGCAAAATTAA
- the rseP gene encoding RIP metalloprotease RseP — translation MIITILAFIIVFGVLVSVHEYGHMFFAKRAGIMCPEFAIGMGPKIFSFRKNETLYTIRLLPVGGYVRMAGDGIDEVPVEPGMSVKIKLNDKDEIIHIILDDQHKFQQAEVIEIKKCDFKDKMYVEGITSYDDERHRYYIAKEAYFVEGGSLIQIAPRNRQFMHKKPYQKFLTLFAGPLFNFILALVIFIGLAYYQGTPTNSVKQVADHYPAQEAGLKSGDKIEQIGSHKISTFDDIQKALDSNKDKPVKVTYERDGKNKTVELTPKKVKEGTKVSPKISYKIGYQPQSEHSSLIEPLVAGVQQFVKAGTLIFTAIVAMIGSIFTGGFSFDMLNGPVGIYHNVDTVVKTGIINLIGWTALLSVNLGLMNLLPIPALDGGRILFVLYEAVFRKPVNKKAETYIIGAGAVFVIIIMILVTWNDIQRYFL, via the coding sequence TTGATAATTACTATATTAGCGTTTATTATCGTTTTTGGTGTCTTAGTTTCCGTTCATGAGTACGGCCACATGTTTTTCGCAAAACGTGCAGGAATTATGTGTCCTGAATTTGCTATCGGCATGGGACCCAAGATATTCAGTTTTAGAAAAAATGAAACATTATATACAATAAGATTATTACCAGTAGGCGGATATGTCCGTATGGCTGGTGATGGTATTGATGAAGTACCAGTCGAACCGGGAATGTCAGTCAAAATTAAATTAAATGACAAAGATGAAATTATACATATTATCTTGGATGATCAACACAAATTCCAACAAGCAGAAGTGATTGAAATTAAAAAATGTGATTTCAAAGATAAAATGTATGTAGAAGGCATTACATCTTACGATGATGAAAGACATCGTTATTATATTGCAAAAGAAGCATATTTTGTGGAAGGCGGAAGTTTAATCCAAATTGCACCGCGTAATCGTCAATTTATGCATAAAAAACCGTATCAAAAATTCTTGACGTTATTTGCAGGTCCATTATTCAACTTTATTTTAGCGTTAGTGATATTTATAGGTCTTGCTTACTATCAAGGTACGCCGACTAACTCTGTAAAACAAGTTGCAGACCATTATCCAGCTCAAGAAGCAGGATTAAAATCAGGAGATAAAATTGAACAAATCGGATCGCACAAAATCAGCACATTCGATGATATTCAAAAAGCATTAGACAGCAATAAAGATAAACCTGTTAAAGTGACATATGAAAGAGACGGCAAAAATAAAACAGTAGAATTAACACCTAAAAAAGTTAAAGAAGGCACAAAAGTGAGCCCTAAAATTTCTTATAAAATAGGCTATCAACCGCAATCAGAACATTCATCATTGATTGAACCTTTAGTAGCAGGTGTACAGCAATTTGTTAAAGCAGGCACATTAATTTTTACCGCAATTGTTGCGATGATCGGCAGTATTTTTACAGGCGGGTTCTCCTTTGATATGTTGAATGGCCCGGTGGGTATATATCATAATGTTGATACTGTGGTAAAAACTGGTATCATTAACTTGATAGGTTGGACAGCGCTTTTAAGTGTCAATTTAGGTTTAATGAACTTATTACCGATTCCTGCACTTGATGGTGGACGTATACTATTTGTTTTATATGAAGCGGTGTTCAGAAAACCAGTTAACAAGAAAGCTGAAACATACATTATCGGAGCAGGTGCTGTATTCGTCATTATTATCATGATATTAGTAACGTGGAATGATATTCAGCGTTATTTCTTATAA
- the pyrH gene encoding UMP kinase produces the protein MAETSKYNRVVLKLSGEALAGEKGFGINPIIIKSVAKQIAEVVELDCEIAVIVGGGNIWRGKTGSDLGMDRGTADYMGMLATVMNALALQDSLEQLDCDTRVLTSIEMKQVAEPYIRRRAIRHLEKKRVVIFAAGIGNPYFSTDTTAALRAAEVEADVILMGKNNVDGVYSADPKVDKNAEKYEHLTYIQMLQDGLQIMDSTAASFCMDNNIPLNVFSITEEGNIKRAVKGEKIGTTITK, from the coding sequence ATGGCTGAAACTTCTAAATATAATCGCGTTGTCTTGAAACTAAGTGGAGAAGCCCTTGCTGGAGAAAAAGGGTTTGGTATTAATCCAATTATTATTAAAAGTGTTGCAAAACAAATTGCTGAAGTCGTAGAGTTAGATTGTGAAATCGCTGTAATTGTTGGCGGCGGAAATATCTGGAGAGGTAAAACAGGTAGTGACCTTGGAATGGATCGCGGTACTGCAGACTACATGGGAATGTTAGCTACAGTTATGAATGCACTTGCACTTCAAGACAGCTTAGAACAATTAGATTGCGATACTCGCGTTTTAACTTCAATCGAAATGAAACAAGTTGCAGAACCATATATCAGACGTCGTGCTATCAGACATTTAGAGAAAAAACGTGTTGTAATTTTCGCGGCTGGTATCGGCAACCCTTACTTCTCAACAGATACAACAGCTGCTCTAAGAGCTGCTGAAGTTGAAGCTGACGTAATTCTAATGGGTAAAAATAATGTAGATGGCGTTTATTCAGCAGACCCTAAAGTTGATAAAAACGCAGAAAAATATGAGCACTTAACATATATCCAAATGCTTCAAGATGGTCTTCAAATCATGGATTCTACTGCAGCATCATTCTGTATGGATAACAATATTCCGTTGAATGTGTTCTCTATTACAGAAGAGGGAAATATTAAACGTGCTGTTAAGGGCGAAAAAATCGGTACTACAATTACAAAATAA
- the tsf gene encoding translation elongation factor Ts produces the protein MAQVTAKLVKELRERTGAGMMDCKKALEATDGDIEKAIDYLREKGIAKAAKKADRIAAEGMTHVEVEGNDAVIVEINAETDFVARNEGFQELVKELAKHILETKPESVDALMETKMSTGETVKERINEAISTIGEKLSLRRFAIRTKGDNDSFGAYLHMGGRIGVLTVVEGSTDEEAAKDVAMHIAAINPKYVSSDQVSQEELAHEKEVLKQQALNEGKPEKIVEKMVEGRLRKYLQEICAVDQNFVKDPDVTVEQFLQSKGGKLTDFVRYEVGEGMEKREENFADEVKGQMK, from the coding sequence ATGGCACAAGTTACAGCTAAATTAGTTAAAGAATTACGCGAAAGAACTGGCGCAGGTATGATGGATTGTAAAAAAGCGCTTGAAGCAACTGATGGCGACATCGAAAAAGCAATCGACTACCTACGTGAAAAAGGTATTGCAAAAGCTGCTAAAAAAGCAGATCGTATTGCAGCTGAAGGTATGACTCATGTCGAAGTTGAAGGAAACGATGCAGTTATCGTTGAAATCAATGCTGAAACTGACTTTGTTGCGCGTAACGAAGGTTTCCAAGAATTAGTTAAAGAACTTGCGAAACATATTCTTGAAACTAAACCAGAATCTGTTGATGCTTTAATGGAAACTAAAATGTCTACAGGTGAAACTGTTAAAGAACGTATCAATGAAGCAATCTCAACTATCGGAGAAAAATTAAGCTTGCGTCGTTTTGCAATCAGAACTAAAGGCGACAATGATTCTTTCGGTGCTTACTTGCACATGGGCGGACGTATCGGTGTATTAACAGTAGTTGAAGGTTCTACTGACGAAGAAGCAGCTAAAGATGTTGCTATGCATATCGCTGCTATCAACCCTAAATATGTTTCTTCTGACCAAGTGAGCCAAGAAGAACTTGCTCATGAAAAAGAAGTTTTAAAACAACAAGCATTAAATGAAGGTAAACCAGAAAAAATCGTTGAAAAAATGGTTGAAGGCCGTTTACGCAAATATTTACAAGAAATTTGCGCAGTTGACCAAAACTTCGTTAAAGACCCAGATGTAACTGTTGAACAGTTCTTACAATCTAAAGGTGGTAAATTAACTGACTTTGTTCGTTATGAAGTAGGCGAAGGCATGGAAAAACGTGAAGAAAACTTTGCTGATGAAGTAAAAGGACAAATGAAATAA
- the hslV gene encoding ATP-dependent protease subunit HslV: MNNSIHATTIFAIRQNGHAAMAGDGQVTLGEQVIMKQTARKVRRLYDGKVLAGFAGSVADAFTLFEKFETKLQEFSGNLERAAVELAQEWRGDKQLRQLEAMLIVMDKNSILVVSGTGEVISPDDDLIAIGSGGNYALSAGRALKRHTEMSAKDIAYASLKVASEICVFTNDNIIVEEL; this comes from the coding sequence ATGAATAACTCTATTCATGCGACAACAATATTTGCTATTAGACAAAATGGCCATGCTGCAATGGCAGGCGATGGTCAAGTAACACTTGGCGAACAAGTAATTATGAAGCAGACGGCACGTAAAGTACGCAGATTATATGACGGTAAAGTGTTAGCAGGATTTGCTGGTAGTGTGGCAGATGCTTTTACACTTTTCGAAAAATTCGAAACTAAGCTGCAAGAATTCAGCGGTAATTTAGAACGTGCAGCAGTAGAACTTGCTCAAGAGTGGAGAGGTGACAAACAATTACGTCAGCTTGAAGCGATGTTAATTGTGATGGATAAAAACTCTATTCTTGTTGTCAGCGGTACAGGTGAAGTAATTTCACCAGATGATGATTTAATTGCAATCGGTTCTGGCGGCAACTACGCTTTAAGTGCTGGCCGTGCATTAAAACGTCATACAGAAATGTCAGCAAAAGATATTGCATATGCAAGTTTAAAAGTTGCTTCAGAAATTTGTGTCTTCACAAATGACAACATTATTGTCGAAGAATTATAA
- a CDS encoding isoprenyl transferase, with protein MFKKLKNKNQSEADGTHSDLDLHNIPEHIAIIMDGNGRWAKKRKMPRIKGHYEGMQTIKKITRAANDIGVKYLTLYAFSTENWSRPEQEVNYIMNLPVNFLKTFLPELIERNVKVETIGFTDDLPASTMKAINHAKEKTAQNDGLKLIFAINYGGRAEITDSVRRMFDDMIERGQNSSDITEETINDYLMTSQYPDPELLIRTSGEQRISNFLIWQISYSEFIFDQKLWPDFDEDELKNCIKIYQKRQRRFGGLI; from the coding sequence ATGTTTAAAAAGCTGAAAAATAAAAATCAATCTGAAGCTGATGGGACACATTCAGATTTAGATTTACATAATATACCCGAACATATAGCGATTATCATGGATGGTAATGGCCGTTGGGCGAAGAAACGAAAAATGCCGAGAATTAAAGGGCATTATGAAGGTATGCAAACAATTAAAAAAATTACTAGAGCTGCAAATGATATCGGGGTAAAATATTTAACTTTATACGCCTTCTCAACTGAAAATTGGTCCCGTCCTGAACAAGAAGTAAACTATATTATGAACTTACCTGTTAATTTCTTAAAAACATTTCTTCCTGAATTAATAGAAAGAAATGTGAAAGTAGAAACAATCGGTTTTACGGATGATTTACCTGCTTCTACAATGAAAGCAATTAATCATGCTAAAGAAAAAACAGCGCAAAATGATGGTTTGAAATTAATATTTGCTATTAATTATGGCGGACGTGCCGAAATTACAGATAGCGTACGACGTATGTTTGATGATATGATTGAGCGAGGTCAGAATAGTAGCGATATTACTGAAGAAACAATTAATGATTACTTAATGACAAGCCAATACCCTGATCCGGAATTGTTAATAAGAACATCAGGGGAACAACGTATCAGCAACTTTTTAATTTGGCAAATTTCATATAGTGAGTTTATATTTGACCAAAAACTTTGGCCAGATTTTGATGAAGATGAACTTAAGAATTGTATTAAAATTTACCAGAAAAGACAGCGTCGTTTCGGTGGTTTAATATAG
- the frr gene encoding ribosome recycling factor translates to MSDILSETRSRMKKSIESLSRELATINAGRANSNLLAGVKVDYYGAPTPVQQLASINVPEPRLLVVSPYDKTSLSDIERAINAANLGVNPSSDGEVIRIMVPALTEERRKELVKDVKKMGENAKVSIRNIRRDSNDDLKKDEKEGVISEDELRTGTDDVQKITDESIKEVDKVLEEKEKDIMSV, encoded by the coding sequence ATGAGCGACATTTTAAGCGAAACTAGATCAAGAATGAAAAAGTCAATTGAAAGTTTGTCACGTGAACTAGCTACTATTAATGCCGGCCGTGCTAATTCTAATTTGCTTGCAGGCGTAAAAGTAGATTATTATGGTGCACCAACACCAGTTCAACAATTAGCAAGCATCAACGTTCCTGAACCACGTTTATTAGTAGTTTCACCATATGATAAAACTTCTTTATCTGATATCGAACGTGCGATTAATGCAGCTAACTTAGGAGTAAACCCATCTAGTGATGGCGAAGTAATCCGTATCATGGTGCCTGCATTAACAGAAGAACGTCGTAAAGAATTAGTTAAAGACGTTAAAAAAATGGGAGAAAACGCAAAAGTTTCTATCCGTAACATCCGTCGTGACAGTAATGACGATTTGAAGAAAGACGAAAAAGAAGGCGTTATTTCTGAAGATGAATTACGTACTGGCACTGACGATGTTCAAAAAATCACTGATGAATCTATCAAAGAAGTAGATAAAGTGTTAGAAGAAAAAGAAAAAGACATCATGTCAGTATAA
- the xerC gene encoding tyrosine recombinase XerC has protein sequence MNKIQESFLYMLKVERFFSKHTLKSYHDDLVQFNAFLEHEHLKLKSFEYKDARNYLSFLYSKGLKRTTVSRKISTLRSFYEFWMTQDDTVVNPFVQLVHPKKEQYLPHFFYEEEMSALFETVEADGHKGLRDRVILELLYGTGIRVSELVNIKLEDLDLNSPGVKVLGKGNKERFIPFGNMCRESIERYLELFPPIQNVKHDYLLVNINGRPITERGVRYVLNDIVKRTAGVTDIHPHKLRHTFATHMLNEGADLRTVQSLLGHVNLSTTGRYTHVSNQQLRKVYLNAHPRAKKEK, from the coding sequence TTGAATAAAATCCAAGAGTCTTTTTTATACATGTTAAAAGTAGAACGATTTTTTTCTAAGCATACTTTAAAGTCTTACCACGATGATTTAGTTCAATTTAATGCATTTTTAGAACACGAGCATTTAAAATTAAAATCTTTTGAATATAAAGACGCGAGAAATTATTTGTCATTTTTATATTCAAAAGGCTTGAAAAGAACTACAGTTTCCCGTAAAATTTCTACGTTACGTTCTTTCTATGAGTTTTGGATGACACAAGATGATACGGTTGTTAACCCTTTTGTTCAACTTGTACACCCCAAGAAAGAACAATATCTGCCTCATTTTTTCTATGAAGAAGAAATGAGCGCTTTATTTGAAACTGTAGAAGCAGACGGTCATAAAGGTTTGCGTGACCGTGTGATTTTAGAATTGTTGTACGGAACTGGCATTCGGGTTTCAGAATTAGTGAACATCAAGTTAGAGGATCTAGATTTAAATTCACCTGGTGTTAAAGTGCTGGGTAAAGGTAATAAGGAACGATTTATACCATTTGGAAATATGTGCAGAGAGAGTATTGAACGATATCTAGAACTGTTTCCGCCAATTCAGAATGTAAAGCATGATTATTTATTAGTTAATATAAATGGTCGTCCCATTACTGAACGCGGTGTGAGATATGTTTTGAATGACATAGTGAAGCGGACAGCAGGAGTAACAGACATACATCCGCATAAACTGCGTCATACATTTGCAACGCATATGCTGAATGAAGGCGCTGATTTGCGAACAGTCCAATCTCTTCTCGGTCACGTCAATTTATCAACCACTGGTCGATATACGCATGTTTCAAACCAGCAATTGCGTAAAGTTTATTTAAATGCACATCCTCGAGCTAAAAAGGAGAAATAA
- the codY gene encoding GTP-sensing pleiotropic transcriptional regulator CodY, whose amino-acid sequence MSLLSKTRELNTLLQKHKGIAVDFKDVARKISEVTVTNVFIVSRRGKILGHSLNELLKSNRINQMLEDRHIPSEYTDKLMDVKQTVSNIGIDDDLSVFPPENRDTFIDSKTTIFPVLGGGERLGTLVLGRVSDDFTDNDLVLGEYAATVLGMEILREKHSEVEQEARDKAAINMAINSLSYSEREAIEHIFEELGGKEGLLIASKVADRVGITRSVIVNALRKLESAGVIESRSLGMKGTFIKVKKEQFLDELEKSN is encoded by the coding sequence ATGAGTTTACTTTCAAAAACAAGAGAATTAAATACACTGTTGCAAAAACATAAAGGTATTGCAGTAGACTTTAAAGATGTTGCGCGCAAAATTAGTGAGGTTACTGTTACAAACGTATTTATCGTATCACGCAGAGGTAAAATTTTAGGCCATAGTTTAAACGAATTGTTAAAAAGCAACCGTATCAATCAAATGCTAGAAGATCGTCATATTCCAAGTGAATACACTGATAAATTAATGGATGTTAAACAAACAGTTTCAAACATCGGTATTGATGATGACTTATCTGTTTTCCCTCCTGAAAACAGAGACACATTCATTGACAGCAAAACTACAATTTTCCCAGTATTGGGTGGCGGTGAAAGATTAGGTACGCTTGTATTAGGCCGTGTATCTGATGACTTCACTGATAACGATTTAGTGTTAGGTGAATATGCAGCAACAGTATTAGGTATGGAAATTTTACGTGAAAAACATAGCGAAGTAGAACAAGAAGCACGTGATAAAGCAGCAATCAACATGGCTATCAATTCATTATCATATTCGGAAAGAGAAGCAATTGAGCACATTTTCGAAGAACTTGGCGGTAAAGAAGGTTTATTAATCGCTTCTAAAGTTGCTGATCGTGTCGGTATTACACGTTCAGTTATTGTAAACGCATTACGTAAATTAGAAAGTGCCGGTGTGATTGAATCTCGTTCACTAGGTATGAAAGGTACTTTCATTAAAGTTAAAAAAGAACAATTCTTAGATGAATTGGAAAAATCTAACTAA
- the rpsB gene encoding 30S ribosomal protein S2, which translates to MAVISMKQLLEAGVHFGHQTRRWNPKMKKYIFTERNGIYIIDLQKTVKKVDEAYNFLKQVSEDGGKVLFVGTKKQAQESIKNEAERAGQFYVNQRWLGGILTNYKTISKRVKRISEIEKMEEDGLFEVLPKKEVVEIKKEYDRLIKFLGGIRDMKSMPQALFVVDPRKERNAIAEARKLHIPIVGIVDTNCDPDEIDYVIPANDDAIRAVKLLTGKMADAVLEGQQGVSNEEVAAEQNIDLNEDEVVEVEEVKETSVESN; encoded by the coding sequence ATGGCAGTAATTTCAATGAAACAATTGCTAGAAGCAGGTGTTCACTTCGGTCACCAAACACGCCGTTGGAACCCAAAAATGAAAAAATATATTTTCACTGAAAGAAATGGTATCTATATCATCGACTTACAAAAAACAGTGAAAAAAGTTGACGAAGCGTACAACTTCCTTAAACAAGTATCTGAAGACGGCGGTAAAGTCTTATTCGTAGGTACTAAAAAACAAGCACAAGAATCTATTAAAAATGAAGCTGAACGTGCTGGTCAATTCTACGTTAACCAAAGATGGTTAGGCGGAATCTTGACTAACTATAAAACAATCTCAAAACGTGTAAAACGTATTTCTGAAATTGAAAAAATGGAAGAAGACGGTTTATTCGAAGTATTACCTAAAAAAGAAGTAGTTGAAATCAAAAAAGAATACGACCGTTTAATCAAATTCTTAGGCGGTATTCGTGATATGAAATCAATGCCTCAAGCATTATTCGTAGTTGACCCTCGTAAAGAGCGCAACGCTATTGCTGAAGCACGTAAATTACACATCCCAATCGTAGGTATCGTTGATACTAACTGCGACCCAGATGAAATTGATTACGTTATTCCTGCAAACGACGATGCAATCCGTGCCGTTAAATTATTAACTGGTAAAATGGCAGATGCAGTCTTAGAAGGTCAACAAGGTGTTTCAAATGAAGAAGTAGCTGCTGAACAAAACATCGACTTAAATGAAGATGAAGTTGTTGAAGTAGAAGAAGTTAAAGAAACTTCTGTTGAATCAAACTAA
- the hslU gene encoding ATP-dependent protease ATPase subunit HslU, producing MDASAIKLTPKDIVSQLNEYIVGQNDAKKKVAIALRNRYRRSQLDEEMKQEIVPKNILMIGPTGVGKTEIARRMAKIVGAPFIKVEATKFTEVGYVGRDVESMVRDLVDVAVRLVKEDRKDKVKDEAVKKANDKLVKLLVPSMKKKANQNAGNPFESIFGGMMPNFGNNDEEDEEPPTEDIKTKRSEIRSQLLNGQLEEEKVRIKVEQDPGALGMLGTNQNQQVQDMMNQLMPKKKVEREVPVKTARKILADEYADELIDHETANQEALELAEQMGIIFIDEIDKVASNNQGGGQDVSRQGVQRDILPIVEGSVVQTKYGSVNTEHMLFIGAGAFHVSKPSDLIPELQGRFPIRVELDSLSVDDFVNILKEPKLSLIKQYEALLQTEEVTVNFTDEAITRLAEIAYQVNQDTDNIGARRLHTILEKMLEDLSYEAPGMPNAVVDITAQYVDDKLKSISTNKDLSAFIL from the coding sequence ATGGATGCTAGCGCAATCAAGCTTACCCCTAAAGACATTGTATCTCAGTTGAATGAGTATATTGTCGGACAAAATGATGCAAAGAAAAAAGTAGCCATTGCTTTGAGAAACAGATATCGTCGCAGTCAGTTAGATGAAGAAATGAAACAAGAAATTGTTCCGAAGAATATATTAATGATCGGCCCTACTGGTGTAGGTAAAACTGAAATTGCCCGTAGAATGGCTAAGATTGTCGGTGCACCTTTTATTAAGGTGGAAGCAACAAAATTCACTGAAGTGGGTTATGTTGGAAGAGACGTTGAAAGTATGGTTCGTGATTTAGTAGACGTTGCAGTAAGACTTGTAAAAGAAGATAGAAAAGATAAAGTGAAAGATGAAGCGGTTAAAAAGGCTAATGATAAATTAGTTAAATTACTTGTACCGAGTATGAAAAAGAAAGCAAATCAAAATGCAGGTAACCCGTTTGAATCTATTTTTGGCGGTATGATGCCTAACTTCGGAAATAATGATGAAGAAGATGAAGAGCCACCAACTGAAGATATTAAAACAAAACGTTCTGAAATTAGAAGTCAGCTTCTGAACGGTCAATTGGAAGAAGAAAAAGTACGTATCAAAGTTGAACAAGACCCAGGAGCTTTGGGAATGCTTGGTACAAACCAAAATCAGCAAGTTCAAGATATGATGAATCAATTAATGCCTAAGAAAAAAGTTGAACGTGAAGTACCTGTTAAAACAGCGCGTAAAATCTTAGCTGACGAATATGCTGATGAATTAATCGATCACGAAACAGCCAATCAAGAAGCATTAGAATTAGCTGAACAAATGGGAATTATCTTTATAGACGAAATAGATAAAGTAGCAAGCAACAACCAAGGTGGCGGACAAGATGTTTCAAGACAAGGTGTTCAAAGAGATATCTTGCCAATTGTTGAAGGAAGCGTTGTTCAAACAAAATATGGCAGTGTCAACACTGAACATATGCTGTTTATCGGAGCAGGTGCTTTCCATGTGTCAAAACCGAGTGACTTAATTCCTGAGTTGCAAGGACGTTTCCCAATCAGAGTAGAATTAGATAGTTTATCAGTTGATGATTTTGTGAATATTCTTAAAGAACCGAAATTATCATTGATTAAACAATACGAAGCGTTATTGCAAACTGAAGAAGTCACAGTGAACTTTACAGATGAAGCAATTACACGATTAGCTGAAATTGCTTACCAAGTTAACCAAGACACAGACAATATCGGTGCAAGACGCTTGCATACGATTTTAGAAAAAATGCTTGAAGATCTATCATATGAAGCACCTGGCATGCCGAATGCAGTGGTTGATATTACTGCTCAGTATGTAGATGATAAATTGAAATCTATTTCAACTAATAAAGATTTAAGTGCATTTATCTTATAA